The following proteins are encoded in a genomic region of Dialister hominis:
- a CDS encoding nucleoside phosphorylase: MPLFTDFDPEEGLISPGFEKLGLALPEYAVMAFLSERHIQSFAEAHEGYQAGKFMSLTKNFPVWVVKIGEEEVTLIQAPAGAPAAVLMEERLFAYGTEKLLTVGCCGALTDLPENTFLPVKEAFRDEGTSFHYLPESDSIVLDEEPLAHIEEIFAKRNIPCMPCTVWTTDAFFRETKEKIEQVKEAGCQAVDMECSALAACARFRGKTFAQILFTADTLASMRHDERNWGKDSRNASLALAMEAVLGM; this comes from the coding sequence ATGCCGCTTTTCACTGATTTTGATCCGGAAGAAGGGCTCATCAGCCCCGGCTTTGAGAAACTGGGCCTTGCCCTTCCCGAATACGCCGTCATGGCATTTCTTTCTGAAAGACATATCCAGTCCTTCGCCGAAGCGCACGAAGGATACCAGGCAGGGAAATTCATGTCGCTGACAAAAAACTTTCCCGTCTGGGTCGTAAAAATAGGAGAAGAAGAAGTCACTCTCATCCAGGCCCCGGCCGGAGCACCGGCTGCCGTCCTCATGGAAGAGAGACTCTTTGCCTACGGCACTGAAAAACTTCTCACCGTCGGCTGCTGCGGCGCCCTCACCGACCTTCCCGAGAACACCTTCCTTCCCGTTAAGGAAGCCTTCCGGGACGAAGGCACCTCCTTCCACTACCTCCCCGAATCCGACTCCATCGTCCTCGATGAAGAACCGCTCGCGCATATAGAGGAAATCTTTGCCAAAAGAAATATCCCCTGCATGCCCTGCACCGTCTGGACCACCGACGCCTTCTTCCGCGAAACGAAGGAAAAGATCGAACAGGTGAAAGAAGCCGGCTGCCAGGCCGTCGATATGGAATGCAGCGCCCTTGCCGCCTGCGCCAGATTCAGAGGAAAGACCTTCGCCCAGATCCTCTTCACCGCAGACACCTTAGCCTCCATGAGGCACGATGAAAGAAACTGGGGAAAAGACAGCAGAAACGCCTCCCTCGCACTCGCCATGGAAGCCGTACTGGGAATGTAA
- a CDS encoding nucleoside phosphorylase gives MSLDTEFDPSEGLISPDYEKLDLQLPERAVYAFLSEARIGSYIEIRGGKLIGHLPTTMKNIPIWIVNDDGEDVAVMEAPLGAPASVITQERLFAYGVEKMLMISCCGMLVDMPENTFLPVERAYRDEGTSAHYMPASHFIELDPKPLSKIEALFMDLGISVEPCTTWTTDAFFRETRNKVEMRKAQGCQVVDMACSALAACARFRHKEFAEILFTTDTLATVSHDVRTWGREARNAALNLALMAIRRI, from the coding sequence ATGAGTCTGGATACTGAATTTGATCCGTCGGAGGGCCTGATTTCGCCGGATTATGAGAAACTGGATCTGCAGCTGCCCGAAAGGGCTGTCTATGCCTTCCTTTCCGAAGCGCGGATTGGAAGCTATATCGAGATCCGCGGAGGAAAACTGATCGGCCACCTGCCTACGACGATGAAGAATATCCCGATCTGGATCGTCAATGATGACGGCGAGGATGTAGCTGTCATGGAGGCGCCATTGGGCGCGCCTGCTTCCGTCATCACGCAGGAGAGGCTCTTTGCGTACGGTGTCGAGAAAATGCTCATGATTTCCTGCTGCGGGATGCTTGTCGACATGCCGGAGAATACGTTTCTCCCTGTCGAAAGGGCGTATAGAGATGAGGGCACGTCGGCCCACTACATGCCGGCTTCCCATTTCATAGAGCTCGATCCGAAACCCCTTTCCAAGATCGAAGCTCTTTTCATGGACCTGGGCATTTCCGTCGAGCCATGCACGACATGGACGACGGATGCCTTCTTCCGTGAAACAAGGAATAAGGTGGAAATGAGGAAAGCGCAGGGCTGCCAGGTCGTCGACATGGCCTGCAGCGCACTCGCTGCCTGCGCCCGTTTCAGACATAAGGAATTTGCTGAAATCCTCTTCACGACAGACACCCTGGCCACTGTCAGCCACGATGTCCGCACATGGGGCAGGGAAGCAAGAAATGCAGCGCTCAATCTGGCGCTGATGGCAATCAGAAGGATTTAA